The nucleotide sequence TTTAAATTATTGGGCAGTCATCCCACCATCGATAACGAATTCCGATCCAGTCGAGTAACTTGAATCATCCGAAGCCAAGAATAAGACCATCTTAGAAACTTCTTCTGGTTCTGCAACTCGTTTTAACGGAATTGCCTTGGCGAATTCCTTGATCAAGTCTTCATTGTCTGACTGGTGAATCATTGGTGTTGAAATCACCCCAGGATGAACAGAGTTGACCCTAATTCCATAATTTGCAAGTTCAATTGCTGCTGCTTTAGTCATTCCTCTTACCGCAAACTTTGTGTCTGTATAGCCTAAAGCACCTGCAACCAGTCCATTCATTGAGGAAATATTGACGATGCTACCACCATGATCCTTCATCTTTTCGGCAGCATACTTCATGCCATAGAACACACTCAACTGATTGATTTTAAAAATCTTCATGTAGTCGTCAGTAGTTAAATCAAAAATTGACTTGGAGAAGGTAATCCCAGCATTATTTACCAGGATGTCGAGTTGACCAAACTTATCAACTGCTTCATTGACAACGTTTCGCCAATCATCCTCGTTAGAAACGTCTTGCTTAACAAAAATAACGTTGTCGCCAAGTTCGCTGGCAACTTGGTTTCCCTTCTCTTCGTTAATGTCTGTAATCACAACTTTGGCGCCCTCATCAACGAACAACTTAGCATGACTTGCACCCATTCCTTGTGAGGCTCCGGTAATTATTGCAACTTTACCATCAAGTTTACCCATATAAATTCCTCCTTTTTGAATCCGATTACAATTAAAGTGTAGCTTAATTCACATCGAATATAAATAAAAATGTACTTATTGTGATTGATTCCCGATTGGTTACGTAGATTAAGACACAAAAAAGGCTACAATGATGAAATCATTGCAGCCCCATTAACTAAACTAAGAATTATTTACTAACGCTTGCGGTTTTCTTGCTGACTTTTCGATTTTGCAAATAACGAATAAGCACCATAATTAACGTCAATCCTGAAACCACAGTTGCAATTCCAAACACATTCATAAAAGCACTCATAAAGTTGCTACCGAGTTGTGGAGTTATTCGCACGACTCCTGGAATTTGAACAAATAGAAGTGACGAAGAGAAGCTAATTCCAATCGTCATCCCCAACGTTCTGGCAAACGAATTAACTGATCCAGCAATCCCTGCTAAGCTACGATCGACAAGTCCCATCGTTAACGCATTATTTGGTGACAGGAACAGTGCCATTCCAACACCATTTAGCACGATTGGCCAGATAATTAGTGGTAACTGCATTGTTGC is from Lentilactobacillus curieae and encodes:
- a CDS encoding SDR family NAD(P)-dependent oxidoreductase codes for the protein MGKLDGKVAIITGASQGMGASHAKLFVDEGAKVVITDINEEKGNQVASELGDNVIFVKQDVSNEDDWRNVVNEAVDKFGQLDILVNNAGITFSKSIFDLTTDDYMKIFKINQLSVFYGMKYAAEKMKDHGGSIVNISSMNGLVAGALGYTDTKFAVRGMTKAAAIELANYGIRVNSVHPGVISTPMIHQSDNEDLIKEFAKAIPLKRVAEPEEVSKMVLFLASDDSSYSTGSEFVIDGGMTAQ